The following are encoded together in the Glycine soja cultivar W05 chromosome 5, ASM419377v2, whole genome shotgun sequence genome:
- the LOC114412264 gene encoding serine/threonine-protein kinase BSK2-like — protein MGCLHSKTAHLHSPEDPPTALPDSKKPDPGNGGDDVDQECQVPAFKEYGLIELRRATNEFSTDYIVSESGEKAPNVVYRGKLENNRLVAVKRFSKLSWPDAQQFMAEAAGVGKVRHKRLVNLIGCCAEGDERLLVAEYMPNDTLSKHLFHWDKQPLPWEMRVRVAYHVAQALDHCSLENRKIYHDLNAYRILFDEDGDPRLSSFGLMKNSRDGKSYSTNLAYTPPEFLRTGRIIPESVIYSYGTVLLDLLSGKHIPPSHALDLIRGKNVLLLMDSSLEGQYANDDATKLVELASKCLQFEARERPEIKFLLTAVAPLQKQKEVTSHVLMGLTKNTAVLPTMLSPLGKACARMDLTAVHDILLKTGYKDEEGAENELSFQEWTQQVQDILNTKKFGDIAFRDKDFKNAIEYYSKLVVMMSVPSATVFARRAFSYLMNDQAELALRDAMQAQVCIPDWPTAFYLQALALSKLGMETDAHDMLNDGAAFEAKRSNSWRG, from the exons ATGGGTTGCTTACACTCCAAAACCGCACATCTTCACTCCCCTGAAGACCCTCCTACTGCCTTACCAGACTCCAAAAAACCCGATCCAG GGAATGGTGGTGATGATGTTGATCAAGAGTGTCAGGTTCCAGCATTCAAAGAGTATGGCCTGATTGAGCTTAGAAGGGCCACAAATGAGTTCAGCACAGATTACATTGTTTCTGAGAGTGGTGAGAAAGCTCCCAATGTGGTCTACAGAGGGAAGCTTGAGAACAATCGATTAGTTGCTGTGAAACGCTTCTCCAAACTCTCTTGGCCTGATGCTCAACAGTTCATG GCAGAGGCAGCTGGAGTTGGGAAAGTGAGGCACAAGAGACTGGTGAATCTAATTGGTTGTTGTGCTGAAGGAGATGAAAGGCTCTTGGTAGCTGAGTACATGCCAAATGATACTTTGTCCAAACATCTCTTTCACT GGGACAAGCAACCATTACCATGGGAAATGCGTGTCAGAGTTGCATACCATGTTGCCCAGGCACTAGATCATTGTAGCTTGGAAAACCGTAAAATATATCATGATCTGAATGCATATAGGATTCTTTTTGATGAG GATGGTGATCCACGCTTATCTAGTTTTGGGCTTATGAAAAATAGTCGAGATGGGAAAAGCTACAGTACTAATTTAGCTTATACTCCACCTGAATTTTTGCGAACAG GCAGGATAATCCCAGAGAGTGTGATCTACAGTTATGGAACTGTTCTTCTGGATCTTCTAAGTGGCAAGCATATTCCTCCAAGCCAT GCTTTGGACCTAATTAGAGGGAAAAATGTTTTGTTGTTGATGGACTCTTCTCTAGAAGGGCAATATGCAAATGATGATGCTACAAAGTTGGTTGAGCTTGCTTCAAAATGTCTTCAGTTTGAGGCCAGAGAACGGcctgaaattaaatttcttcttaCTGCTGTTGCGCCTCTTCAAAAGCAGAAAGag GTAACTTCTCATGTGTTAATGGGCTTAACTAAAAACACAGCAGTACTACCAACCATGCTTTCTCCTCTTGGAAAGGCTTGTGCAAGGATGGATCTCACTGCTGTGCATGATATATTGTTAAAAACAGGTTATAAAGATGAAGAAGGTGCAGAAAATGAG CTTTCATTCCAAGAATGGACACAACAAGTGCAAGATATCTTGAACACAAAAAAGTTTGGGGATATTGCATTCAGAGACAAGGATTTCAAAAATGCAATTGAGTATTACTCTAAG TTGGTGGTTATGATGTCTGTTCCTTCTGCTACTGTGTTTGCAAGGAGAGCCTTCTCCTACTTGATGAACGATCAAGCAGAACTGGCATTAAGGGATGCCATGCAAGCACAGGTATGCATACCGGATTGGCCAACTGCATTCTACCTGCAGGCTCTTGCTCTCTCAAAGCTGGGAATGGAAACTGATGCACATGACATGCTTAATGATGGGGCTGCCTTTGAAGCTAAGAGGTCTAACAGCTGGCGCGGTTAA